The following are from one region of the Brienomyrus brachyistius isolate T26 chromosome 13, BBRACH_0.4, whole genome shotgun sequence genome:
- the LOC125705874 gene encoding troponin T, fast skeletal muscle isoforms-like isoform X1 gives MSDTEDVDQYEEYEGEDEKPKFKPSAPKIPDGEKVDFDDIQKKRQNKDLVELQGLIDAHFEHRKKEEEELIALKDRIEKRRSERAEQVRIRTEKDRERQARREEERLKREEADARKKADEDAKKKSALSNIGSSYSSYLQKADQKRGGKKQTEREKKKKILAERRKPLNIDHLSEDKLRDKAKELWEWMQTLESEKFDHMEKLKRQKYEVISLRNRIDELQKHSKKGAAARRRK, from the exons ATGTCTGACACCGAGGACGT TGATCAATACGAAG AATACGAAGGGGAAG ATGAGAAGCCAAAGTTCAA GCCAAGTGCACCTAAGATCCCAGATGGGGAAAAGGTAGACTTTGAT GACATCCAGAAGAAACGTCAGAACAAGGACCTCGTTGAGCTGCAGGGCCTAATCGATGCTCACTTCGAACACAGgaaaaaggaggaggaggagctgatAGCACTAAAAGACAGAATT gagaagcgaagatcTGAAAGGGCGGAGCAAGTGAGGATCAGGACTGAGAAGGACAGGGAGCGCCAGGCGAGACGTGAG GAGGAGAGGCTGAAGAGAGAGGAAGCAGATGCCAGGAAGAAAGCAGATGAGGACGCCAAGAAAAAGTCAGCCCTGTCAAACATAGGTTCATCCTACAGCAGCTATTTGCAGAAG GCTGACCAGAAGAGAGGCGGGAAGAAGCAGACGGAGAgagaaaagaagaagaaaattcTGGCAGAGAGACGCAAGCCTCTCAACATTGACCACTTGAGTGAAGACAAACTAAG GGACAAGGCCAAGGAACTGTGGGAATGGATGCAGACCCTCGAGTCTGAGAAGTTTGACCATATGGAGAAGCTGAAGAGGCAGAAGTATGAG GTCATCTCTCTCAGAAACCGCATTGAcgagctgcagaagca CAGCAAGAAGGGAGCTGCCGCCCGCCGCAGGAAGTAA
- the LOC125705874 gene encoding troponin T, fast skeletal muscle isoforms-like isoform X2, producing the protein MSDTEDVDQYEEYEGEDEKPKFKPSAPKIPDGEKVDFDDIQKKRQNKDLVELQGLIDAHFEHRKKEEEELIALKDRIEKRRSERAEQVRIRTEKDRERQARREEERLKREEADARKKADEDAKKKSALSNIGSSYSSYLQKADQKRGGKKQTEREKKKKILAERRKPLNIDHLSEDKLRDKAKELWEWMQTLESEKFDHMEKLKRQKYEVTTLRKRVEELSKFSKKGAAARRRK; encoded by the exons ATGTCTGACACCGAGGACGT TGATCAATACGAAG AATACGAAGGGGAAG ATGAGAAGCCAAAGTTCAA GCCAAGTGCACCTAAGATCCCAGATGGGGAAAAGGTAGACTTTGAT GACATCCAGAAGAAACGTCAGAACAAGGACCTCGTTGAGCTGCAGGGCCTAATCGATGCTCACTTCGAACACAGgaaaaaggaggaggaggagctgatAGCACTAAAAGACAGAATT gagaagcgaagatcTGAAAGGGCGGAGCAAGTGAGGATCAGGACTGAGAAGGACAGGGAGCGCCAGGCGAGACGTGAG GAGGAGAGGCTGAAGAGAGAGGAAGCAGATGCCAGGAAGAAAGCAGATGAGGACGCCAAGAAAAAGTCAGCCCTGTCAAACATAGGTTCATCCTACAGCAGCTATTTGCAGAAG GCTGACCAGAAGAGAGGCGGGAAGAAGCAGACGGAGAgagaaaagaagaagaaaattcTGGCAGAGAGACGCAAGCCTCTCAACATTGACCACTTGAGTGAAGACAAACTAAG GGACAAGGCCAAGGAACTGTGGGAATGGATGCAGACCCTCGAGTCTGAGAAGTTTGACCATATGGAGAAGCTGAAGAGGCAGAAGTATGAG GTCACAACACTACGTAAGAGAGTGGAGGAACTGAGTAAATT CAGCAAGAAGGGAGCTGCCGCCCGCCGCAGGAAGTAA
- the LOC125705874 gene encoding troponin T, fast skeletal muscle isoforms-like isoform X4, whose translation MSDTEDVDQYEDEKPKFKPSAPKIPDGEKVDFDDIQKKRQNKDLVELQGLIDAHFEHRKKEEEELIALKDRIEKRRSERAEQVRIRTEKDRERQARREEERLKREEADARKKADEDAKKKSALSNIGSSYSSYLQKADQKRGGKKQTEREKKKKILAERRKPLNIDHLSEDKLRDKAKELWEWMQTLESEKFDHMEKLKRQKYEVISLRNRIDELQKHSKKGAAARRRK comes from the exons ATGTCTGACACCGAGGACGT TGATCAATACGAAG ATGAGAAGCCAAAGTTCAA GCCAAGTGCACCTAAGATCCCAGATGGGGAAAAGGTAGACTTTGAT GACATCCAGAAGAAACGTCAGAACAAGGACCTCGTTGAGCTGCAGGGCCTAATCGATGCTCACTTCGAACACAGgaaaaaggaggaggaggagctgatAGCACTAAAAGACAGAATT gagaagcgaagatcTGAAAGGGCGGAGCAAGTGAGGATCAGGACTGAGAAGGACAGGGAGCGCCAGGCGAGACGTGAG GAGGAGAGGCTGAAGAGAGAGGAAGCAGATGCCAGGAAGAAAGCAGATGAGGACGCCAAGAAAAAGTCAGCCCTGTCAAACATAGGTTCATCCTACAGCAGCTATTTGCAGAAG GCTGACCAGAAGAGAGGCGGGAAGAAGCAGACGGAGAgagaaaagaagaagaaaattcTGGCAGAGAGACGCAAGCCTCTCAACATTGACCACTTGAGTGAAGACAAACTAAG GGACAAGGCCAAGGAACTGTGGGAATGGATGCAGACCCTCGAGTCTGAGAAGTTTGACCATATGGAGAAGCTGAAGAGGCAGAAGTATGAG GTCATCTCTCTCAGAAACCGCATTGAcgagctgcagaagca CAGCAAGAAGGGAGCTGCCGCCCGCCGCAGGAAGTAA
- the LOC125705874 gene encoding troponin T, fast skeletal muscle isoforms-like isoform X3, translated as MSDTEDVDQYEDEKPKFKPSAPKIPDGEKVDFDDIQKKRQNKDLVELQGLIDAHFEHRKKEEEELIALKDRIEKRRSERAEQVRIRTEKDRERQARREEERLKREEADARKKADEDAKKKSALSNIGSSYSSYLQKADQKRGGKKQTEREKKKKILAERRKPLNIDHLSEDKLRDKAKELWEWMQTLESEKFDHMEKLKRQKYEVTTLRKRVEELSKFSKKGAAARRRK; from the exons ATGTCTGACACCGAGGACGT TGATCAATACGAAG ATGAGAAGCCAAAGTTCAA GCCAAGTGCACCTAAGATCCCAGATGGGGAAAAGGTAGACTTTGAT GACATCCAGAAGAAACGTCAGAACAAGGACCTCGTTGAGCTGCAGGGCCTAATCGATGCTCACTTCGAACACAGgaaaaaggaggaggaggagctgatAGCACTAAAAGACAGAATT gagaagcgaagatcTGAAAGGGCGGAGCAAGTGAGGATCAGGACTGAGAAGGACAGGGAGCGCCAGGCGAGACGTGAG GAGGAGAGGCTGAAGAGAGAGGAAGCAGATGCCAGGAAGAAAGCAGATGAGGACGCCAAGAAAAAGTCAGCCCTGTCAAACATAGGTTCATCCTACAGCAGCTATTTGCAGAAG GCTGACCAGAAGAGAGGCGGGAAGAAGCAGACGGAGAgagaaaagaagaagaaaattcTGGCAGAGAGACGCAAGCCTCTCAACATTGACCACTTGAGTGAAGACAAACTAAG GGACAAGGCCAAGGAACTGTGGGAATGGATGCAGACCCTCGAGTCTGAGAAGTTTGACCATATGGAGAAGCTGAAGAGGCAGAAGTATGAG GTCACAACACTACGTAAGAGAGTGGAGGAACTGAGTAAATT CAGCAAGAAGGGAGCTGCCGCCCGCCGCAGGAAGTAA